Proteins from one Mesorhizobium sp. M9A.F.Ca.ET.002.03.1.2 genomic window:
- a CDS encoding ABC transporter ATP-binding protein: MTEAEFANRPAAAASARPLLRVDGLQGWYGESHVLHGVSFEIGQGEVVTLLGRNGAGKTTTLKAVMGILSKRSGSVTYDGRETIKLPSRSIAQMGIAYCPEERAIFSSLSVEENLMLPPQVRPGGLTVEQIFELFPNLKERLSSQGTKLSGGEQQMLAIGRILRTGAKLLLLDEPTEGLAPVIVQQIGRTIARLKDEGFTIVLVEQNFHFAALVADRHYVVEQGRVIDTIPNGELDANIDKLHAYLGV, from the coding sequence ATGACTGAAGCTGAATTTGCGAACAGGCCGGCTGCTGCCGCCTCGGCGAGACCTCTGCTGCGCGTCGATGGCCTGCAGGGCTGGTACGGCGAGAGCCATGTGCTTCACGGCGTGAGTTTCGAGATTGGTCAAGGCGAAGTGGTGACGCTGCTCGGCCGCAACGGCGCCGGCAAGACGACGACGCTGAAGGCCGTCATGGGCATTCTTTCCAAGCGCTCGGGCTCGGTCACCTACGACGGCCGGGAGACGATCAAGCTGCCGTCGCGGTCGATCGCACAGATGGGCATCGCCTACTGCCCGGAGGAGCGCGCGATCTTCTCAAGCCTCTCGGTCGAGGAGAATTTGATGCTGCCGCCGCAGGTGCGCCCCGGCGGGCTCACCGTGGAGCAGATTTTCGAGCTCTTCCCGAACCTGAAGGAGCGGCTTTCGAGCCAAGGCACCAAGCTCTCGGGCGGCGAACAGCAGATGCTCGCCATCGGCCGGATCTTGCGGACGGGCGCGAAGCTCTTGCTGCTCGACGAGCCGACCGAAGGGCTTGCGCCCGTCATCGTGCAGCAGATCGGCCGCACCATTGCCCGGCTCAAGGACGAGGGATTCACGATCGTGCTCGTCGAACAGAATTTTCATTTCGCCGCGTTGGTCGCGGACCGGCACTACGTGGTGGAACAGGGGCGCGTGATCGACACGATCCCCAACGGCGAACTCGACGCCAACATCGACAAGCTGCACGCCTATCTCGGTGTCTGA
- a CDS encoding ABC transporter ATP-binding protein: MNSGAILEAAGLTKEFKGFVAVNNVDLTVERGSIHALIGPNGAGKTTLFNLLTKFLQPTRGAIRYQGRDITRMQPADIARLGLVRSFQISAVFPHMTALENVRIALQRRRGDSFDFWRSEKVLSQFNSEAAALLADVGLTAFSDIRASDLPYGRKRALEIATTLALNPEMLLLDEPMAGMAQEDIERISALIRRISKNRTILMVEHNLSVVASLSNRITVLARGKVLAEGDYAAVSKDPRVIEAYIGAGHD, translated from the coding sequence ATGAATTCCGGAGCAATCCTCGAAGCAGCGGGATTGACTAAGGAATTTAAGGGTTTTGTTGCTGTCAACAATGTCGATTTGACGGTGGAGCGGGGATCGATCCACGCGCTGATCGGCCCCAATGGCGCAGGCAAGACGACTCTCTTCAACTTGCTGACCAAATTCCTGCAGCCAACGCGCGGCGCGATCCGCTACCAAGGCCGGGACATCACCAGGATGCAGCCGGCCGACATCGCTCGGCTGGGCCTTGTGCGCTCCTTCCAGATATCGGCGGTGTTTCCGCACATGACGGCGCTCGAGAATGTCCGCATCGCGCTGCAGCGCCGGCGCGGCGACAGTTTCGATTTCTGGCGCTCCGAGAAAGTGCTCTCCCAATTCAATAGCGAGGCTGCGGCTCTTCTCGCCGATGTCGGCCTGACCGCGTTTTCGGATATCCGCGCCAGCGATCTGCCCTACGGCCGCAAGCGCGCGCTCGAGATCGCGACGACGCTGGCACTGAACCCCGAAATGCTGCTCCTCGATGAGCCTATGGCCGGCATGGCGCAAGAGGACATCGAGCGCATCTCGGCGCTGATCCGCCGCATCTCCAAGAACCGCACCATTTTGATGGTCGAGCACAATCTGTCGGTCGTCGCCTCGCTGTCGAACCGCATCACCGTGCTCGCACGCGGCAAAGTCCTCGCTGAAGGCGACTACGCCGCCGTTTCCAAGGATCCGCGAGTTATCGAAGCCTATATCGGGGCTGGACATGACTGA
- a CDS encoding DUF1236 domain-containing protein, which produces MRMHLSTAAGFLLLAGVGAAAAQDVIIAPEQETVIREYVKKQPLASVKIPGVELNIGSPLPDTVELHEVPDTEYRYVVVDNRTVVVDPGTRKIIKIIE; this is translated from the coding sequence ATGAGAATGCATCTTTCCACAGCCGCGGGATTTCTGCTGCTGGCAGGTGTCGGCGCCGCTGCCGCTCAGGACGTGATCATCGCGCCTGAACAGGAGACCGTCATCAGGGAATATGTAAAAAAGCAGCCGCTTGCATCGGTGAAAATCCCTGGAGTGGAGCTCAATATCGGCTCACCGCTGCCCGATACCGTCGAGCTTCATGAAGTCCCCGACACCGAATATCGTTACGTGGTGGTCGACAACCGGACCGTTGTCGTTGATCCAGGCACACGCAAGATCATCAAAATCATTGAATGA
- a CDS encoding family 16 glycosylhydrolase, translating to MATVLNAKGVPLPYSGSSVKWYSATNSGPTLYGSIYNDSIYGDGSVTVTMYGGKGDDIYYLYASKNKAVELPNEGVDTISTWMSYTLPANFENLTVTGDKRYAFGNALDNIVTGGSGQQTLDGLQGNDVLKGGSGADIFVVTEGNGSDLILDFRAEDTVRVGSYGFTSFDEVRANMVQLGANVRLNLSDSEFLVFANKTIGEFTASQFKLAVDRSALELTFSDEFDTLNLWNGSSGTWDSNFPWGAANGSSITSANELQWYIDTDYAQTSSVNPFSVEDGVLTITAAQAPAAIRPYINNYKYTSGVLTTYESFAQTYGYFEIRADMPENQGVWPAFWLLPADGSWPPELDVIEMFGQDPNKLILTAHSNATGTQTKVGATAYTSDTEGFHTYGVLWTEDELVWYFDDVEVARAATPADMHDPMYMVVNMGVGGLAGAPADGLATPAEMQIDYIHAYALNDWII from the coding sequence ATGGCCACGGTATTGAACGCCAAGGGCGTTCCACTCCCCTACAGCGGGTCCTCCGTAAAGTGGTACTCGGCGACGAATTCCGGCCCAACGCTTTATGGCAGCATCTACAACGACTCGATCTACGGCGATGGCAGCGTCACCGTCACAATGTATGGCGGCAAAGGCGATGACATTTATTATCTGTATGCCTCGAAAAACAAGGCGGTCGAGCTGCCCAACGAGGGTGTCGATACCATCTCGACCTGGATGAGCTATACGCTTCCAGCAAATTTCGAGAACCTGACGGTCACCGGCGACAAACGCTATGCTTTCGGAAACGCGCTAGACAACATCGTTACCGGCGGCTCCGGCCAACAGACGCTCGACGGCTTGCAGGGCAACGACGTGCTCAAGGGCGGATCCGGGGCGGATATTTTCGTCGTGACCGAAGGTAATGGCAGTGACCTTATCCTTGACTTTCGCGCCGAAGATACCGTGCGCGTCGGGAGCTACGGCTTCACCTCCTTCGACGAGGTGCGTGCCAACATGGTCCAGTTGGGAGCCAACGTCCGACTTAATCTGTCCGATAGCGAGTTTCTCGTCTTCGCCAACAAGACTATCGGCGAGTTCACCGCAAGTCAGTTTAAGCTGGCCGTGGACAGGTCGGCTTTGGAACTTACATTTTCCGATGAGTTCGACACGCTGAACCTGTGGAATGGCTCGAGTGGCACCTGGGACTCGAACTTCCCGTGGGGAGCCGCGAACGGCAGCTCGATCACGAGCGCCAACGAGCTTCAATGGTACATTGATACCGACTACGCTCAGACGAGTTCCGTCAACCCATTCAGCGTTGAGGACGGTGTTCTCACGATTACTGCCGCCCAGGCTCCTGCGGCGATCCGGCCCTACATAAACAATTACAAATACACGTCAGGAGTGCTGACGACCTACGAATCCTTCGCGCAGACCTACGGCTATTTCGAAATTCGCGCCGACATGCCCGAAAATCAAGGTGTATGGCCTGCCTTCTGGCTTCTCCCGGCGGACGGCTCCTGGCCACCGGAACTGGACGTCATAGAGATGTTCGGTCAGGATCCAAACAAGCTCATTCTGACGGCTCACTCGAACGCGACGGGAACTCAAACGAAAGTGGGCGCGACGGCCTATACCTCGGATACCGAAGGCTTCCACACATACGGGGTGCTGTGGACAGAAGACGAACTCGTCTGGTATTTCGACGACGTCGAAGTTGCACGTGCCGCAACGCCTGCCGACATGCACGATCCGATGTATATGGTGGTGAATATGGGGGTTGGTGGCCTCGCGGGAGCGCCCGCTGACGGGCTTGCGACGCCTGCAGAAATGCAGATCGACTACATCCATGCCTATGCGTTGAACGATTGGATTATCTAA
- a CDS encoding type I secretion system permease/ATPase, translating into MSHPHPSEPPRTALAAVLASFRRALAGIALMSGVVNVLALTGSFFMLQVYDRVIPGRSVPTLVGLAVFAGTLFVFQGVLELIRSRLLVRVGMALDAQLSGQALTALMHLPLRTKLAGDGLQSLRDLDQVRSFLSSMGPTALFDLPWMPLYLAICFLFHFWIGMTALAGAVILFSLTLFAEARTREPVKRANGQAAARNMLAEATRRNAEVLQAMGFGTRIAERWSSVNADYLDTNAKASDLAGTLGTLSKVLRMMLQSGILAIGAYLVIHQEATAGIMIASSIMMSRALAPIELAIAHWKGFVTARQAWARLTQLLALLPKTIPTVSLAAPISALSVEGISVTPPGEPRVVVQDVAFALEKGAGLGIIGPSASGKSSLVRAIAGIWLPVRGTVRLDGATLDQWSPEQLGNHVGYLPQDVQLFDGTIAENIARFEPQAPSDKILEAARAAGVHDLVIHLPEGYETRIGEAGSALSAGQRQRVALARALYGDPFLVILDEPNSNLDAEGEAALTEAIQGVRARGGIAVVVAHRPSALASLDQVLVMANGRVQVFGPKNDVLNKVTRPGGVPLKVVSGPEGSPS; encoded by the coding sequence ATGTCGCATCCCCATCCATCCGAGCCGCCGCGAACGGCCCTCGCGGCGGTTCTGGCTTCCTTCCGGCGAGCGTTGGCGGGAATTGCGTTGATGAGCGGCGTCGTCAATGTTCTGGCACTGACCGGCTCGTTCTTCATGCTGCAGGTCTACGATCGCGTCATACCTGGCCGCAGTGTGCCGACGCTCGTCGGGCTTGCCGTGTTTGCCGGCACCCTCTTTGTTTTTCAGGGCGTTCTTGAGCTCATCCGGTCGCGGCTGCTCGTGCGTGTTGGAATGGCCCTGGACGCGCAGTTGAGCGGACAGGCCTTAACCGCCCTTATGCATTTGCCGTTGCGCACCAAGCTCGCAGGCGACGGCCTTCAGTCATTGCGCGATCTGGACCAGGTGCGGTCGTTTCTGTCGAGCATGGGCCCGACCGCGCTTTTCGACCTGCCGTGGATGCCGCTCTATCTCGCAATCTGCTTCCTGTTCCACTTCTGGATCGGGATGACGGCACTGGCCGGCGCTGTGATACTCTTCAGTCTGACGTTGTTTGCCGAAGCGCGCACAAGAGAACCTGTGAAAAGGGCCAACGGCCAGGCCGCAGCGCGCAACATGCTTGCCGAGGCGACGCGTCGCAATGCCGAGGTTCTGCAGGCTATGGGCTTTGGCACGCGCATCGCTGAGCGCTGGTCCAGCGTCAACGCCGATTATCTGGACACGAACGCGAAAGCCAGCGATTTGGCTGGGACCCTAGGAACGCTCTCGAAGGTCCTGCGCATGATGCTGCAGTCGGGCATCCTGGCGATTGGCGCCTACCTGGTCATTCATCAGGAAGCCACGGCCGGGATCATGATCGCCAGTTCGATCATGATGAGCCGGGCGCTCGCACCGATCGAACTGGCTATCGCCCACTGGAAGGGCTTCGTCACCGCGCGCCAGGCATGGGCCCGGCTGACGCAGCTTTTGGCGCTGCTTCCCAAAACCATACCGACCGTCTCGCTAGCGGCGCCTATATCTGCTCTTTCGGTCGAAGGCATCAGCGTCACGCCGCCGGGCGAGCCCCGTGTGGTCGTGCAAGACGTCGCCTTTGCATTGGAAAAAGGCGCCGGCCTCGGCATCATCGGACCGAGCGCTTCGGGCAAATCGTCGCTCGTCCGTGCGATTGCCGGCATATGGCTCCCGGTCCGCGGAACCGTCAGGCTGGATGGCGCAACGCTCGATCAATGGTCGCCGGAACAACTGGGCAACCATGTCGGCTACCTGCCGCAGGATGTGCAACTGTTCGACGGCACCATTGCCGAGAATATCGCGCGCTTCGAACCGCAAGCGCCATCGGACAAGATACTTGAGGCCGCGCGAGCAGCCGGGGTTCATGATCTCGTCATCCATCTGCCGGAAGGCTACGAGACGCGGATTGGCGAGGCAGGGTCGGCGCTTTCGGCCGGCCAGAGGCAGCGGGTTGCGCTCGCCCGGGCTCTTTATGGCGACCCGTTCCTGGTCATCCTCGATGAGCCGAATTCCAACCTTGACGCGGAAGGCGAAGCCGCCTTGACGGAAGCAATCCAGGGTGTGCGTGCACGTGGCGGCATCGCCGTCGTGGTGGCACATCGGCCGAGCGCGCTTGCAAGCCTGGATCAGGTCCTGGTCATGGCAAATGGCCGCGTCCA